Genomic window (Sphingomonas japonica):
ATCAACGGATCGTCATTCGCGTGCCGCGATTGACCGCGGCGCGGACGTCGATGGCCAACGCGCCGCTTCCGCCGATCCGTTGGGTAGAACGGGATACCGATCGCTGTATTGCCGCCTCCAGCCTCGCCGGAGCCGCGGTTACGCGTCCTGACAGTGTCGACCTTGTGTTGAGCGGGGGGCGGCGTCTGCGCGCCAACCTCGGCAGCGCCTGTCCCGCACTCGACTTCTACAATGGCTTCTATCTGCGCCCGACAAGCGACGGCATGGTGTGCGCCCGGCGCGACGCGTTTCGATCGCGATCAGGCGGCGAATGTCGTATCGAGGCGTTTCGTGCCCTGGTGCCGGCGCGCTGACCGGACAGGAGCCGGCCCCGCGTCGATCGGGCCAGCGTCAATAAGGGTTCCGGCGATCTTCGCGCCGCTCCCGGCGCGTTTCGCGTAATTCCTCGCGGGCGTCGCGGACATCGTCGCGATCGCCATAACGCTGCGCATCGCGAACGTCGCGGCGAGCTTCGCGGACGTCCTGCCGGGTGGTCGTGGCGCAAGCGGACAAGACCATTGCCGACGCGAGTGTGGCCAGAATGAGCGTACGCATACTGTGTTCTCCCAAAGCTGCCGATCAAACGTCGGGCGCCGCGGATGGGTCCAATGCCGCGGTCGGCGGGTCCTCACGCGCGGCAGCTTGACATTTTACGGTAAATCCGCGAGCCAGCGCGGACCTGTGGCGTGAGTTTGCGCCCGATTTCCGGACATCTGTATGAGCTTCGCCGATCTCGGCCTGTCTGACGAACTGCTGCGCGCCGTCGAAGAGTCGGGCTATACCGTCCCGACCCCGATCCAGGCGAGCGCGATTCCCAGCGTGCTGATGATGCGCGACCTGATCGCGATCGCGCAGACCGGGACCGGCAAGACCGCGTCGTTCGTGCTGCCGATGATCGACATTCTGGCGCAGGGCCGCAGCCGCGCGCGCATGCCGCGTTCGCTGATCCTCGAGCCGACGCGCGAGCTGGCGGCGCAGGTCGCCGAGAACTTCGAGAAATACGGCAAGTATCACAAGCTCAGCATGGCGCTGCTGATCGGCGGCGTGTCGATGGGTGACCAGCTCGCCGCGCTGGAAAAGGGCGTCGACGTGCTGATCGCCACGCCCGGCCGGCTGATGGACCTGTTCGGCCGCGGCAAGATCATGCTCAACGGCTGCTCGCTGCTGGTCATCGACGAAGCGGACCGCATGCTCGACATGGGATTTATTCCCGATATCGAGGAAATCTGCACCAAGCTGCCCAAGGCCCGGCAGACCCTGCTGTTCTCGGCGACGATGCCGCCGCCGATCAAGAAGCTGGCGGACAAGTTCCTCGACAACCCCAAGTCGATCGAAGTCGCGCGCGCAGCTTCGACCAATGCCAACATCAAGCAATATCTGGTGCCGGTCGGATCGAGCAACGCCGCCAAGCGCGACCGCCTGCGCGCGCTGCTCGGCCAGGAGGAAGTGCGCAACGCGATCATCTTCTGCAACCGCAAGACCACCGTGCGCGAACTCAACAAGAGCCTGCGTCAGCACGGGTTCAAATCGGGCGAGATCCACGGCGACATGGATCAAGGGTCGCGCATCGCCGAGCTCGACCTGTTCAAGGCCGGGCATGTCGACATCCTCGTCGCCTCCGACGTCGCCGCGCGCGGGCTGGATATCAAGGGCGTCAGCCACGTCTTCAACTTCGACGCGCCGTGGCATCCCGACGATTACGTCCACCGCATCGGCCGCACCGGCCGCGCAGGCGCTACCGGGATCGCCTACACCTTCGTCACGCCGGACGATGCCGAGAATATCGAGAATATCGAGAAGCTGACCAGCCAAAAGATCGAGCGGATCGACGGCAGCGCGGGCTCGGACGATGCCCCGAGCAGCACGGGCAAGCGCCGCGGTCGCGCCAAGCCTGCCGCAAAGGCGGCGCCCTCCCCGGCCCCTCGTCCGGCCAAGTCTGAAACCGAACCGGCCGCGCCGTCCCCGCGTCGCTCGCGGGCGCGCAAGCCGAGCTTCGACAGCCCCGCCGCGGCCGAAGCACCGTCGGTCGCCGAAGCGAGTGCCACCCCCATCGAGGTATCGCAGCCATCGCCGCGCGAAGAGCGCGCTCCGCGCCGCGAGCGCGGCCCACGTCGCGATCGCGCCGCGCACGACGAACCGCGCGCTCGCCGCTCGCCGCAGCGCGCCGACGACGACGGGGCGGACGAGGGCTGGAACGGACCGGTGCCCTCGTTCCTTGACGTGACACTGGGCCGCTGATCGCGCGCGATGTCGGGCGCCGACGACGATTTCATCACTTTCGAGCCGGCCGCTACGGTGCTGTCACCATGCGTCCTCGTCTGCGCGATCGACGCGGCGAGCGGCTGGTGTCTGGGCTGCGGACGCAGCGCCTCGGAGATTGCACAGTGGCCGTTCGCGAGCGATGCCGAACGGCAAGCGCTACTGGACCGGTTGCCTGAACGCCTGTGCCAACTCCAGTCCCGATAAGATGAAAAGGATCGCTCAGACCTCTATCGGCGGGTTTGCCGATCCGATCGAGGATGGCAGGTGAACCTGCCCCGCCGCCCCGTGCTCGCCGGAATCGCCGCATCCGTTGCCGGAGCCGTGCTGCCGCGCCACACGCTGGCCAGTCGTTCGGCACTCTCGAACCCACTGATTCTCCAGCGCGCCGATCCCCATATCTCGGCGCATGGCGGCCGATATTATTTCACGGCATCCGTGCCGGAATATGATCGTATCGTACTGCGCAGCGCGCCGGGTATCGCCGGGCTTGCCGATGCTGCCGAGGCCGTCCTGTGGCGCCGCCCACAGCAAGGCCGGATGGCGGGGCATATCTGGGCGCCCGAATTTCACCGTGCAGGCGATCGCTGGCTGATCTATTTCGCAGCGGGCGACGGCGACGACGTGTTCCGCATCCGCACCTATGTGCTGGCATGCGACGATGCCGACCCTGTCGCGGGGCGCTGGTCGCTTCTTGGGCAGTTCGAAACGCCCTGGGACAGCTTCACGCTCGACGCCACCGTGTTCGACCATCGCGGCACGCGCTATGCCTGCTGGGCGCAGGCCGAGCCCGGCATCGCCACCAACAGCAATCTGTATCTCGCGCCGCTTACCACTCCAACGACGCTGGCGGCACCGCCGGTACGACTGACTGTCCCCACGCTGCCGTGGGAAATCCAGGGTTTCAAGGTTGCAGAAGGTCCCGCACTGCTCGCGCGCGGCGGGCGGTTGTTCCTGACCTATTCGGCGAGCGCGACCGACGCGCGCTATTGCATGGGCATGCTTACCGCGCGCGACGACGCCGATATCATGGACCCGGCGGCGTGGAGCAAGTCCCCGGTCCCGGTGTTCGCCAGCGCACCCGAGCACGGCGTTTACGGGCCCGGACACAATAGCTTCGTTGTCGATGACCGCGGCCGCGATCTGCTGGTCTACCACGCCCGCGATTATGCCGCGATCAAGGGTGATCCGCTGTACGACCCCAACCGCCATACGCGCGTGCAGCCGATCCGCTATGCCGCCGACGGCACACCGGTGTTTGGGAAGCCATCGCGCAACGGGCCGATTGTCGGCACCGCCTAACCTACATCAACTGTTCGCCTTTTTTTGGCGATCGGCGAAACCTCCCGCTGTCAGGGCACGTTAGCAGTCCTGACCGGCCGCCGCCTTCGCGCGGCCCAACGGAGACCCAGCCATGGCGAAACCGCCCCCATCCCGCCCCTCCAGCGCGGCGATCGCTGCCGGGGCCGCAGCCGTCGCCGCGCTGGCCGGCGCAGCGTTATTGACGCGCAAGTCGCAGTCGCAGGGCAATGACGATGACGCCCCAGGTCGCACTGCACGCACCGGTCGCTTCGGCGACTATGCCGTGGTCGGCAAGACCGTCACCATAGCCAAGCCCGATCGCGCCCAGCTGTTCGCATTCTGGCGCGATTTCGCGAACCTGCCGCGGTTCATGGAAAATCTGAAGTCGGTAGATCACATCGAAGGCAAACGGTCGCGCTGGACGATCACGGGACCGGTCGGCGATGTCATCGTCGAGAGCGAGATTGCCGAAGAGCGTTCCGGCGAACTGATCGCCTGGCGCTCGGTCGAGGGATCGGGCGTCGATACCGAGGGCCGCGTAGCGTTTCGCGATGCGCCGGGTGGGCGCGGCACGCAGGTCGAGTTGATCGTCGCCTACAAGCCGCCGATGGGCCGCGCCGGGCAAGCCGTCGCCAAGCTGCTCCAGCGCGAACCCGCGCAGCAGGCCCGCCGCGATCTGCGCCGCTTCAAAAGCCTGATGGAGACCGGGGAGATCGCGACATCCGACAATCGGTTGAAGTTAGAGGGAGACGCCTGATGCGCGCACTCACGTTTCACGGCACGCAGGACGTTCGCGTCGATACCCATCCCGATCCCCAGATCATCAATCCGCGCGATGCGATCATCCAGGTGAGCTCGACCGCGATCTGCGGGTCGGACCTGCATCTCTACGACGGGGTGATCCCCGCGGTGATGAAGGGCGACATTCTGGGTCACGAATTCATGGGCCGCGTCGTCGAGGCCGGGCCGCATTCGACGCTGAAAAAGGGCCAGCGCGTCGTCGTGCCGTTCACCATTGCCTGCGGATCGTGTTTCTTCTGCTCCGAACAGCAATACAGCGCGTGCGACAATTCCAATCCGGTCGACAAGCGCGAAATGTCGGAAACGCTGTACGGCACGCCGATGAGCGGCCTGTTCGGCTATTCGCATCTCACCGGCGGCTATGCCGGCGGCCAGGCCGAATATGTCCGCGTGCCGTATAGCGACGTGGGGCCGATCGTCATCGAGGATGACGGGCTCGACGACGACAAGGTGCTGTTTCTGTCGGACATCCTCCCCACCGGCTGGATGGCGGCGGAGAATGCCGAGATCGGCAGCGGCGATACCGTCGCGGTATGGGGTGCAGGTCCTGTGGGCCTGTTCGCGGCGCAGAGCGCGCTGATCCTCGGCGCATCGCGCGTGATCGTGATCGACCATTATCCGAACCGTCTCAGGCTGGCCAAGGGGCTGGGCTGCGACGTCGTGAACTTTCGCGAGACCGACGTGCGCGAGGCGTTGATGGAAATGACCGGGGGCATCGGACCCGACGCCGTGATCGATGCGGTCGGCATGGAAGCGCATGGCTTCTCGGCCGACAACATGCTCGACATCGCCAAGCAGAAGGTCGGCGTCGGTGCCGATCGCGCATCCGCGCTGAAGCAGGCCATCCTGGCGGTGCGCAAGGGCGGGCGCGTATCGATCCCCGGCGTCTATGGCGGCATGACTGACAAGTTCCCGCTGGGCGCGCTGATGGAAAAGGGTCTGACGGTCAGGACCGGGCAGACGCATGTGCAGAAATATTCGCACAAGCT
Coding sequences:
- a CDS encoding DEAD/DEAH box helicase; its protein translation is MSFADLGLSDELLRAVEESGYTVPTPIQASAIPSVLMMRDLIAIAQTGTGKTASFVLPMIDILAQGRSRARMPRSLILEPTRELAAQVAENFEKYGKYHKLSMALLIGGVSMGDQLAALEKGVDVLIATPGRLMDLFGRGKIMLNGCSLLVIDEADRMLDMGFIPDIEEICTKLPKARQTLLFSATMPPPIKKLADKFLDNPKSIEVARAASTNANIKQYLVPVGSSNAAKRDRLRALLGQEEVRNAIIFCNRKTTVRELNKSLRQHGFKSGEIHGDMDQGSRIAELDLFKAGHVDILVASDVAARGLDIKGVSHVFNFDAPWHPDDYVHRIGRTGRAGATGIAYTFVTPDDAENIENIEKLTSQKIERIDGSAGSDDAPSSTGKRRGRAKPAAKAAPSPAPRPAKSETEPAAPSPRRSRARKPSFDSPAAAEAPSVAEASATPIEVSQPSPREERAPRRERGPRRDRAAHDEPRARRSPQRADDDGADEGWNGPVPSFLDVTLGR
- a CDS encoding DUF1289 domain-containing protein, whose translation is MSGADDDFITFEPAATVLSPCVLVCAIDAASGWCLGCGRSASEIAQWPFASDAERQALLDRLPERLCQLQSR
- a CDS encoding family 43 glycosylhydrolase → MNLPRRPVLAGIAASVAGAVLPRHTLASRSALSNPLILQRADPHISAHGGRYYFTASVPEYDRIVLRSAPGIAGLADAAEAVLWRRPQQGRMAGHIWAPEFHRAGDRWLIYFAAGDGDDVFRIRTYVLACDDADPVAGRWSLLGQFETPWDSFTLDATVFDHRGTRYACWAQAEPGIATNSNLYLAPLTTPTTLAAPPVRLTVPTLPWEIQGFKVAEGPALLARGGRLFLTYSASATDARYCMGMLTARDDADIMDPAAWSKSPVPVFASAPEHGVYGPGHNSFVVDDRGRDLLVYHARDYAAIKGDPLYDPNRHTRVQPIRYAADGTPVFGKPSRNGPIVGTA
- a CDS encoding SRPBCC family protein, producing the protein MAKPPPSRPSSAAIAAGAAAVAALAGAALLTRKSQSQGNDDDAPGRTARTGRFGDYAVVGKTVTIAKPDRAQLFAFWRDFANLPRFMENLKSVDHIEGKRSRWTITGPVGDVIVESEIAEERSGELIAWRSVEGSGVDTEGRVAFRDAPGGRGTQVELIVAYKPPMGRAGQAVAKLLQREPAQQARRDLRRFKSLMETGEIATSDNRLKLEGDA
- a CDS encoding zinc-dependent alcohol dehydrogenase; this translates as MRALTFHGTQDVRVDTHPDPQIINPRDAIIQVSSTAICGSDLHLYDGVIPAVMKGDILGHEFMGRVVEAGPHSTLKKGQRVVVPFTIACGSCFFCSEQQYSACDNSNPVDKREMSETLYGTPMSGLFGYSHLTGGYAGGQAEYVRVPYSDVGPIVIEDDGLDDDKVLFLSDILPTGWMAAENAEIGSGDTVAVWGAGPVGLFAAQSALILGASRVIVIDHYPNRLRLAKGLGCDVVNFRETDVREALMEMTGGIGPDAVIDAVGMEAHGFSADNMLDIAKQKVGVGADRASALKQAILAVRKGGRVSIPGVYGGMTDKFPLGALMEKGLTVRTGQTHVQKYSHKLLDMIADGTIDTTFLISHRLPLEQAAEGYRNFKTKQDEFTKVVLKPGMEK